Genomic segment of Bacteroidales bacterium:
TATTTCTCTTATTAATAATTGGTTTAGTATTATCGGCAAATACCACAATGGCGCAGAGTGATGAGTTAGTTAATTCCTGTGCGCTCAATATTGGAAATGCCACATATTTGAAAGATTTCAAATATAAAATGCCACAAAGTGCTGTTAAACCACCACCATCTACAAAAAACAGTATCGTATTAAACAAAGGCACAATATATAAGTTCAGTACTTGTAATGCCGATGGATACGAGGGAAAATTGATTGTTGAAATATTTGATGGTCCAAATAAATTGGTATCAAATCTTAAAGCAGATGGAGCAATTGATAATGCCTGTGGTTTCTCGTGTATGAAAGCAGGAATATATCAAATAAATGCATACTTCTATGATGGTAAGGAAGGTGCTGCAGTTTGCGTAATGTCATACATTACTGTAAAATAAATTAATATTTAATAAATATAAAAACCAAGTATCTGTTCGTTTTTCGACCGATACTTGGTTTTTTACATATAAAATTAACTTGTCAACTCAAACCTTATAACCGTGTAAAGTGTTAATTTACAAATATATAGCTCTAGAAACAAGGAGAGTTAAAATTTAATGAGCCTAAGATAATAAAGGTCGGTATTGTTTTTGCTAGCAATAAAGAATATGTCGGGAATCTACATTCATATACCATTCTGCAAAAGTCGCTGTTATTACTGTGACTTCTACTCGTGTACCGAATTGTGGGCTATCGACAAATATATCAATGTTCTTAAAACAGAACTAGCAGACAGAAAAAACTACATTAGCGACGAGGTTGAAACCATATATTTCGGAGGTGGCACCCCTTCTATTTTATCGTCAACACAAATTGAGGGAATAATTGAAATCATTACCGACAACTTTAAGGTTTCACCAAATGCAGAAA
This window contains:
- a CDS encoding coproporphyrinogen III oxidase yields the protein MSGIYIHIPFCKSRCYYCDFYSCTELWAIDKYINVLKTELADRKNYISDEVETIYFGGGTPSILSSTQIEGIIEIITDNFKVSPNAE